ATCTGTTATTTACTCGATCGCGATACAAGCCTACTCACCGCGGGACTGATTGGCGGTACGTTGGCCTACTGGATTGATCGGCGCTGGATTCGGCGCTATGACCGAAAGGCGTCCTCATGAGTGTGACAGCATCTCTAGCCCAAAACCTCGATACCGCCTTTGCGATTCAACAGGGGTGGGGCGCATGGCTTGCACTCTTAGCCGCGTCTCTTGGAACCTATGTCTGCCGCGCAGTGGGAGTAATGCTCTCGGGGCAAGTGAGTCAAGATAGCGAGTTCTTTCGCTGGCTCTCGGCGGTGACCTATGCGATGGTGGCAGCACTCACCATTCGCTTGATATTTTTGCCCATTGGACTTTTGGCCACCGTACCGCTCTACCTGCGGATTCTCGTGTGCGTAATGGCTTTGGGGGTGATGCTTTCCAATCCCAATCGGCGTTTGGTGCCGGCATTGCTCACCGGTACTTTATTGATGGTCACAATCGGGGTGATTTGGAAGTAAAGACCCCAGGTATTTTGTGTGTATAATGTGTATAAAATACACGAATGTCCAGTAAACAACTCATCCAACTTTTATTACGCGATGGTTGGAGGTTAAGGAGCTCAAAAGGTTCTCATCATGTTTTTGTTCATGCGACGAAGTTAGGACATATTTGTGTGCCACACCCAAAAAAAGATTTAGGAATTGGGCTGGTTCAGAAATTGTTAAAACAAGCTGGAATAAATAAAGGTGGGTAATATGAAATATCCAATTGCCATTGAGATCGGTAGTCTAAAAAAATCGTGGGGCGTTGTGGTACCCGATCTACCGGGTTGCTTTTCTGCTGCTGATTCTGGAATTGATGAGGCGATCGAGAATGCAAAAGAAGCGATTGAGCTATGGATTGAAGTCGCGCTTGAGAAGGGAATGGAAGTTCCAAAACCAAGCTTAATTACTGATCTTCAGAAAAAAAAGGAATTTAAGGGTTGGATTTGGGCAGTTGCTGAGATCGATCCTGCTTTACTATCCGACGAGATTGAACGTATTAACATTACGTTACCGAAGAGAGTGCTTAGCCGATTAGATGCAAAAGCCAAGAAAGCGGGCGAGACTCGCTCAGGATTTATTGCGCACTTGGCTCTGTGCGCATGAGTTTTAGCTAGCATGAACTAGTTTTTAGCTTACTAGATGCTGTTCTAGAACCTTCGCAATATGCACAGCCTCGCGGCTTGCTCCATCGGCAATTTGGTGACGACAGCTCGTACCATCCGCAACCACGATTGCATTGGATTCCTTGCGAATGCGTGGTAATAAACTGAGTTCCGCCATTTGTTTGGAAGCCTCGATATGCTCCACCTCATACCCGAAGCTGCCTGCCATGCCACAGCACGAGGATTCAATTAGTTGGGGGTTGGCATTCGGAATCAGTTTCAGTAATTCAAGGGCGGGGCTTACTGCCGCAAAGGCTTTTTGATGGCAATGGCCATGCACCAGAATTGGCTGAGCGGACTCCTTGAAGTTCGGCACAAACCGATTGGCTTTGTGTTCGCTGGCTAAAAACTCTTCAAGGAGTTGGGCGTGCTTACTCACGACTTGCGCAGGCTCACCTAGGCCCATCGTGAGCGCTTCATCGCGTAAGGTAAATAAGCACGAGGGCTCTAGACCCACAATTGCTATCCCTTCTTTTGCATAGGGTGCTAGATGATTAACTAGAGCCGAGAGTCGGGTTTTCGCTTCGTCGACCATGCCAGAGGCTAAGTAGGTTCGACCACAACAAAATGGTTGTTGTTTACCTTTATCTTTTGCAGGTTGCGCCACATGAACCGCGTAGCCTGACTTTTGTAACACAGCAAGCGCCGCGTGAAGATTCTCATTCTCAAAATAGGCGTTAAAGGTATCGGCAAAGAGCACGACGCGCTTGTCATGCTTGGTGAGTTCCTCGGGGGTTGCAAATGGCAGGGGTGCTTGATTCCAAAAATGCTTGCTTTTCCAGACCGGCAAGGAGCGCTGAGCACTAATTCCGGTGAACCACTCCTGGATCTTGGCGAAGAGCGGGATGTGATTACGTAGATTCATGAGCGCAGGCAAAGCAGGAATGCGTGCAATCACTGGTGCGTAGTTGGGCAGGTGGGCGACCAAGCGATCACGCAGGGTATGACCAAAGCACTCTTTGTATTGCGCCAAATACTCAATCTTCATTTTAGCCATATCCACGCCCGTGGGGCACTCGCGTTTGCAGCCTTTGCAACTCACGCACAAATCCATCACCTCTTTCACTGCTTGGGTGGCGAGTGGCAAATGGGCGGGGGGTATATCACTCGTGTGACTAATTTGTCCTGAGATGGCAAGCCGCAAGGTGTTGGCACGACCGCGGGTGAGATCTTTTTCATTGCGGGTGATGCGATAACTTGGGCACATCACATCGGCATCAAATTTACGGCAATGCCCATTGTTATTGCACATCTCAATCGCTTTGGCTAAACCCTGCGCAGGATCGCCACCGGTGCCCGCTGCAGTAACCGCTTCGGTCACGGGATTGTTTTGGACATTCCAGGCGGACCAATCGAGCTTTGGTTGAACATTAATGACCTGATAGGAAGGCGGATAGCGAAAGTACGCACTGTCATCCATTTTGGGGGGATTGACAATCTTGCCGGGATTGAGAAGCCCATTGGGGTCAAACCGTGTTTTGATTTTGGCAAGTGCCTCGGTAATCTTGGGACCAAATTGCCAGCTGATCCACTCGCCACGGCACAGACCATCGCCATGCTCGCCACTAAAGGCGCCTTTGTACTTACGGACAAGCTCAGCGGCTTCTTCGGCAATCGCGCGCATTTTGAGCGCCCCATCGCGGCGCATATCTAGAATCGGGCGTACGTGTAACGTGCCGACAGACGCATGGGCATACCAAGTGCCGCGTGTGCCATGCTTACGAAAGACCTCGGTCAAGACTTGGGTGTACTCGGCTAGGTACTCAAGTGGTACAGCGCAATCCTCAATAAAGCTCACGGGTTTGCCATCACCCTTTAGGCTCATCATGATGTTAAGTCCCGCCTTGCGCACTTCCCATAAGTTTTTTTGCATGGCGGCGTCGGGCATCATCACGACTGATCCAGGTAGACCCAAATCGCTCATGAGCGCATCGAGGTCTTGGAGTTTTTGTAAAAGCGGTGCATGCTCATCACCGCTAAACTCGACGAGCAAAATCGCATCAACGGTTTTGGCGTTGGCGTCTACGAGCGCCGTCTCAATCGTTTTGCGAAACGCAGGGTTGTTACGCGAAAGATCGATCATGGTGCGATCAACGAGCTCCACCGCCGTGGGTCCTAATTTCACGATGTGCTGCGCGCTATCCATCGCTTGATAAAAACTCGCAAAGTTCACGACTCCTAAGACCTTGTGCTTGGGTAGACGCGAAAGTTGGAGCGTTAAGGATTTGAAGTAGGCGAGGGTGCCTTCACTGCCCACTAATAGATGGGCGAGATTGACACTGTTATCCAAGGTGTAGGGCAGCTCGCTTTGGGGATGAAAGACATCTAAGTTATAACCTGCGACTCGGCGCATCACTTTGGGCCAATGTGCGTCAATCTCGGGCTTGAGATCATCGACCAAGTGTTTGACAAAGTCACCCAAGACTTTGGCACGGCCTGTGCTCTTGGAATATGCCCCAAAGCTAGCGAGCTCACCATTAGCCAGCCAGGCGTTAATCCCCAAAACGTTATGCACCATATTGCCATACGCAATCGAGCGACTACCACACGAGTTATTGCCTGCCATGCCGCCAATGGTGGCCTGTGCAGCGGTCGAGACATCCACCGGATACCAAAGCCCATGGGATTTGAGGTGAGTATTGAGATGGTCAAGCACCATGCCGGGCTCAACCTCCACCGTAGCATGATCTGGATCAGTGAGATCGAAAGAGAGGATTTTACGAAAGTGTTTGCTGTTATCAATCACGAGTGCGGCGCCCGTGGTCTGTCCGCATTGACTGGTGCCGCCACCGCGGGGCAGAACAGGAATGCCGGACTCGTTTGCAACCCCAAGAGCCACTTCAATATCGTGTGCCGATTTAGGAACAAGAACTGCTACCGGGAATTGTTGGTAGATCGATGCATCGGTCGCATAGCGCCCGCGACTTGCACCATCAACCAAAACCTCGCCTTCAACGTGCTGTTGGAGTTTGGTGGAAATCTCGGGTGGCAGGCTGCTTAAGGTAAAGCTAGGATCGGGTGCAATTGTGGTCATGAATCAAACAAATTTAAATCAATAAACAATTGATTGTATTGATTTGGGGCTAAATTCGGGGAGGACCCTAATCCATGGCAGAATGACCCTAAAGAAACTACTCATATATCAAGGAGACCACTATGCTTGCCAATAAACCCTATTTGCGCCAAGTCGATGTGCAAAAAATTTTAGATGCCGCTAATGCCCATGCCGAAAAACACAACTGGGCGGTCACGATCGCCGTGTGTGATGATGGCGGCCATTTGTTGGGACTGATTCGACGCGATGGGTGCGCTCCAGTTTCTTCTTATATTGCTCAAGACAAGGCACGCTCATCTGCAATGGGTAAACGTGAGAGTAAGGTGTATGAGGACATCATCAATAACGGCCGAACCGCTTTTGCGACCGTCCCTCACATTAAGGGTATGCTCGAAGGTGGGGTCAATATTGATTTAGATGGTCATACGATCGGTGCGGTAGGCGTTTCTGGTGTCAAGTCCGCCGACGATGCAGGGATCGCTCGAGCCGGCATTGCGGCAATTTTGCCAAAATCCTAATGTAAATCACGCGAACCCCAGACCCAGGGGCTTAACCCTGTAAAATCAAGGGGTGCCTACAAAAACCGATCCAAACCTACCTGATCTGGGTAGTGAGCCCAGCGCTAATTTTGCTGATTTCCAATTAGATCCCAAGATCCTCAAAGCAGTTGAGGAGCAGGGCTATACCCAGGCAACTCCAATTCAGGCTAAGGCGATTCCAGTCGTCCTAGAAGGTCGGGATGTGATGGGCGCAGCCCAAACGGGAACTGGTAAGACCGCCGCCTTTACCCTGCCGATTATTCAGAAGCTCTTGCCTCAGGCCAACACGAGTACCTCACCCGCACGCCACCCCATTCGGGCCTTAATTTTGACCCCGACCCGGGAGTTAAGTGATCAGGTGGCTGATAACGCAAGCCTTTATGCCAAATTCACTGATTTGCGTACAGCCGTTGTATTTGGAGGTGTTGACATCAAACCCCAGACGGCGTTGCTGCGATCGGGGGTGGAGATTTTGATTGCAACCCCCGGGCGTCTACTCGACCACATCACCAGTAAAACGGCCGATCTATCGCAAGTGCAACTCTTGGTATTGGATGAAGCCGATCGCATGCTGGATATGGGCTTCTTGCCTGACCTGCAACGGATCATCAATTTGATTCCTGCACAACGTCAGACCTTATTGTTCTCTGCCACCTTTTCTCCAGAGATTAAGAGGCTCGCACAAACCTACTTACGTAACCCCGTGACCATTGAAGTGGCTCGGCAAAATGCCGCCGCCGATACGGTCAATCAAGTAGTGCACTTGGTGCCCTCCGAACATAAGCGCTCAGCCATCGTTGCGATTTTGCAGAATCGTACGAAGGCCGGATTAAGTCGCCAGTGCATCATCTTTACCAATAGCCGAATGGGATGTGCTCGGTTAGCGACTGCATTGGAGCGCGATGGTATCAAAGCAGCTGCGATTCATGGGGATAAAAGCCAAACCGAGCGAATGGCAACCTTGGAAGCGTTTAAGACCGGTGCAATCGATGCTTTGGTGGCTACCGACGTTGCGGCACGTGGCTTAGATATTGCGGATATGCCATGCGTGATTAATCATGAACTCCCTTTTAACGCTGAAGACTTCATTCATCGGATTGGGCGTACTGGGCGTGCGGGAAGCAAAGGTGATGCAATTGCCTTAGTTGACGATAGTGAAAAGCGTTTGCTCGAGGATATTGAGAAGCTTATGAAGCGCAAGCTGACGATTGCGCGATTACCAACCAGTGAGCGTGAGAGTAAAAGCAGTGGTTCCAAATCAATTGCAGCGGACCCATTTTTCTACATGCCTTATGAGCCTGGGCAAACCGCGGCAGCACCAAAGCAAGAACCAACGAGTGCATCGATTAAGCCAAGTGCCAATCAAAAAAAGCCAGTGCTTGGGGCACTTTTGGGCGGTACTAAAAAGTAACTAAATGATGTGGCGCTCCCGCCACTCTTGAACCTTAAGGTTTAACCATTGCGTAATACTCCCACCAATCGGATCATTTTGTAATCCCAAGTGATTTGCCGCACGGCAGAGGCTGGCTCGAACCGACTCCGAGTGAGCAATATCAACTGCAGTCGCTTTTGTTTGTTTACTGAGTTTCTCGCCAGCATCATTGGTCACGAGTGGCAAATGCAAATAACTCGGGGTTTGATAACCCAAGCAGTGCTGTAAATGGATTTGCCGTGCGGTGTTGCTGAGTAAATCTTCGCCTCGCACGATATGCGTGATCTCTTGTAAATGATCATCGACCACTACCGCTAACTGATAGGTGAAGAGTTCGTCGGCCCGGCGTAGCACAAAGTCACCCACTTGCGTATTAAGATCTTGGGTTTGCTTACCTAAATCTTGATCCGTAAAGCTGATCTGGCACTCGTGTGGTAAGCGAATGCGCAAGGCATGATTTTGAATCGATACCTTTCGTTCTCGACACGTCCCCGGGTAAATCAATTCTTGATTAGGCTTAATCGGAACACCTTCCTTTTGTAAGACCTCTTCAATTTGCTTGCGGGAGCATTGACAGCCATAGATGCGATCGATCGTGATGAGTTGTTCTAGAGCGTTTTGATAGTGAGTTGTCCGTTGAGATTGCCAGACCGGTGCCTCGTCCCATTCCAAACCACACGCTTGCAGTTGATCCAAGATCAACCGATCGGCCCCAGGTACTGTTCTGGGGGCATCCACATCTTCGATGCGAACCAGCCATGTTCCATCATGCGCTCTGGCATCGAGCCAACTGCCTAAAGCGGTCGCCAGTGAGCCAAGGTGAAGGGGTCCCGTAGGTGATGGGGCAAAGCGCCCCCGGTAGGGCCTCTTACTCGCAGGGCCTTCCTCTGACCTAGTGCCTTGATTGAATTGGGGATTTAAAGAGCGGGTCATGGGGCTCATGATTTGGGGGTGCGCACAGCTAAAATCATCTCATATGGCGCCCCCTCAATTTATCCATCTGCGTTTGCATTCGGAGTACTCGATTACCGATGGGGTGGTGCGCATCGATGATGCGGTTGAGGCTGCATCCTCTGACATGATGGGTGCGCTGGCACTCACGGATCTGGGTAATTTGTTTGGCCTCATCAAGTTTTACTCGGCAGCCCGCTCCGCAGGGGTCAAACCAATTGCTGGCGCTGATGTGTGGGTGACCAACACCCAAGAGCCCGATCAACCCTATCGCATGTTGCTCTTGGTGCAAAACCATATCGGTTACCTCAATCTGTGTGAACTCCTAAGTAAAGCATCACTCCATAATCAGCGCCATGGAAGAGCGGAGATTCATCCGCAGTGGTTCAGTGAGTCGCTCCCCGCAAACGACAAAGGAGCGAAGAAAAAAACATTGGCTGAGGGCTTAATTGCGCTCTCAGGCGCGCATCAGGGGGATGTGGGAGTTGCGCTCCTTAATGGGGATGAGGTAAGGGCGCGCGAGACAGCCACTCACTGGCAAACGCTCTTTGGTGGCCGCTATTTTGTGGAGCTCCAGCGTTTTGGTCATGCTCAAGAAGAGGCGCATATTCAGCTTGCTTGCCAACTCGCGAGTGATCTAAAAATTCCGGTAGTCGCAACTCATCCGATTCAGTTTATGAAGCCCGAAGATTACACTGCGCATGAAGCGCGCGTGTGCATTGCCGAAGGTGAGTTATTGGGCGACCCACGTCGCCCCAAACGCTTTACCGAAGAGCAATATTTTCTCACGCAAGCGCAAATGCACGAGCGTTTTGCGGATCTCCCTGTAGCACTTGCCAATACGGCAGAAATTGCCAAGATGTGCAATCTCAACCTGACCTTGGGTCAAGCGCGCCTGCCAGAATTTCCAACGCCCGATGGCATGCCTCTTGATCAATATTTGATGCAGCAGGCGGAACTAGGGCTTGATAAAAATCTACGCAGACTCTATCCCAAGGAAGAAGAGCGAGCTGCCCTTGAGCCCCGCTATCGCGAGCGCTTGCGCTTTGAAGTCAATACGATTGCGCAAATGGGGTTCCCAGGCTACTTCTTGATCGTCGCAGACTTCATTAACTGGGCCAAAAATAATGGCGTGCCTGTTGGACCAGGCAGAGGGTCGGGCGCCGGATCCTTAGTCGCCTTCTCATTAGGGATTACCGATCTGGATCCCTTACGCTACAACTTACTCTTTGAGCGTTTTTTAAATCCCGAGCGCGTCTCGATGCCTGACTTTGATATCGACTTTTGTCAGCATGGACGCGATCGCGTGATTGCCTATGTGAAAGAAAAATACGGCAAAGATGCGGTGAGTCAAATTGCTACCTTTGGCACGATGGCAGCGAAGGCAGCGATTCGGGATGTGGGAAGGGTGCTTGAGCAGCCCTATGGCTTTGTCGATGGCATTGCTAAGCTCGTACCGTTTAAGCCAGGCCAAGTGGTCACGATTGAATCGGCGAAGAAAGAAGAAAAGCAACTCGCCGAGCGGGAAAAAAATGAAGAGGAAGTGCGCCAACTCTTGGCGCTTGCGCAGCAGCTCGAGGGCATGACCCGTAACGTGGGCATGCATGCCGGAGGGGTGTTAATTGCGCCTGGCAAACTCACCGATTTTTGCCCGCTCTAT
This genomic window from Polynucleobacter sp. MWH-UH24A contains:
- a CDS encoding AzlD domain-containing protein codes for the protein MSVTASLAQNLDTAFAIQQGWGAWLALLAASLGTYVCRAVGVMLSGQVSQDSEFFRWLSAVTYAMVAALTIRLIFLPIGLLATVPLYLRILVCVMALGVMLSNPNRRLVPALLTGTLLMVTIGVIWK
- a CDS encoding type II toxin-antitoxin system HicA family toxin, which gives rise to MSSKQLIQLLLRDGWRLRSSKGSHHVFVHATKLGHICVPHPKKDLGIGLVQKLLKQAGINKGG
- a CDS encoding type II toxin-antitoxin system HicB family antitoxin; its protein translation is MKYPIAIEIGSLKKSWGVVVPDLPGCFSAADSGIDEAIENAKEAIELWIEVALEKGMEVPKPSLITDLQKKKEFKGWIWAVAEIDPALLSDEIERINITLPKRVLSRLDAKAKKAGETRSGFIAHLALCA
- a CDS encoding FAD-binding and (Fe-S)-binding domain-containing protein: MTTIAPDPSFTLSSLPPEISTKLQQHVEGEVLVDGASRGRYATDASIYQQFPVAVLVPKSAHDIEVALGVANESGIPVLPRGGGTSQCGQTTGAALVIDNSKHFRKILSFDLTDPDHATVEVEPGMVLDHLNTHLKSHGLWYPVDVSTAAQATIGGMAGNNSCGSRSIAYGNMVHNVLGINAWLANGELASFGAYSKSTGRAKVLGDFVKHLVDDLKPEIDAHWPKVMRRVAGYNLDVFHPQSELPYTLDNSVNLAHLLVGSEGTLAYFKSLTLQLSRLPKHKVLGVVNFASFYQAMDSAQHIVKLGPTAVELVDRTMIDLSRNNPAFRKTIETALVDANAKTVDAILLVEFSGDEHAPLLQKLQDLDALMSDLGLPGSVVMMPDAAMQKNLWEVRKAGLNIMMSLKGDGKPVSFIEDCAVPLEYLAEYTQVLTEVFRKHGTRGTWYAHASVGTLHVRPILDMRRDGALKMRAIAEEAAELVRKYKGAFSGEHGDGLCRGEWISWQFGPKITEALAKIKTRFDPNGLLNPGKIVNPPKMDDSAYFRYPPSYQVINVQPKLDWSAWNVQNNPVTEAVTAAGTGGDPAQGLAKAIEMCNNNGHCRKFDADVMCPSYRITRNEKDLTRGRANTLRLAISGQISHTSDIPPAHLPLATQAVKEVMDLCVSCKGCKRECPTGVDMAKMKIEYLAQYKECFGHTLRDRLVAHLPNYAPVIARIPALPALMNLRNHIPLFAKIQEWFTGISAQRSLPVWKSKHFWNQAPLPFATPEELTKHDKRVVLFADTFNAYFENENLHAALAVLQKSGYAVHVAQPAKDKGKQQPFCCGRTYLASGMVDEAKTRLSALVNHLAPYAKEGIAIVGLEPSCLFTLRDEALTMGLGEPAQVVSKHAQLLEEFLASEHKANRFVPNFKESAQPILVHGHCHQKAFAAVSPALELLKLIPNANPQLIESSCCGMAGSFGYEVEHIEASKQMAELSLLPRIRKESNAIVVADGTSCRHQIADGASREAVHIAKVLEQHLVS
- a CDS encoding heme-binding protein; this encodes MLANKPYLRQVDVQKILDAANAHAEKHNWAVTIAVCDDGGHLLGLIRRDGCAPVSSYIAQDKARSSAMGKRESKVYEDIINNGRTAFATVPHIKGMLEGGVNIDLDGHTIGAVGVSGVKSADDAGIARAGIAAILPKS
- a CDS encoding DEAD/DEAH box helicase, with protein sequence MGSEPSANFADFQLDPKILKAVEEQGYTQATPIQAKAIPVVLEGRDVMGAAQTGTGKTAAFTLPIIQKLLPQANTSTSPARHPIRALILTPTRELSDQVADNASLYAKFTDLRTAVVFGGVDIKPQTALLRSGVEILIATPGRLLDHITSKTADLSQVQLLVLDEADRMLDMGFLPDLQRIINLIPAQRQTLLFSATFSPEIKRLAQTYLRNPVTIEVARQNAAADTVNQVVHLVPSEHKRSAIVAILQNRTKAGLSRQCIIFTNSRMGCARLATALERDGIKAAAIHGDKSQTERMATLEAFKTGAIDALVATDVAARGLDIADMPCVINHELPFNAEDFIHRIGRTGRAGSKGDAIALVDDSEKRLLEDIEKLMKRKLTIARLPTSERESKSSGSKSIAADPFFYMPYEPGQTAAAPKQEPTSASIKPSANQKKPVLGALLGGTKK
- the gluQRS gene encoding tRNA glutamyl-Q(34) synthetase GluQRS, translating into MSPMTRSLNPQFNQGTRSEEGPASKRPYRGRFAPSPTGPLHLGSLATALGSWLDARAHDGTWLVRIEDVDAPRTVPGADRLILDQLQACGLEWDEAPVWQSQRTTHYQNALEQLITIDRIYGCQCSRKQIEEVLQKEGVPIKPNQELIYPGTCRERKVSIQNHALRIRLPHECQISFTDQDLGKQTQDLNTQVGDFVLRRADELFTYQLAVVVDDHLQEITHIVRGEDLLSNTARQIHLQHCLGYQTPSYLHLPLVTNDAGEKLSKQTKATAVDIAHSESVRASLCRAANHLGLQNDPIGGSITQWLNLKVQEWRERHII